The following coding sequences lie in one Microscilla marina ATCC 23134 genomic window:
- a CDS encoding four helix bundle protein encodes MKENVLQQKSYDFALRMVKLYKYLRETHQEYTLSQQIVRSGTSIGANVEEAIGAQSGKDFVHKLSIAYKEARETHYWIRLLGDSHYLPPNLRISLLNDFDELLKIMGSIQKTMKKKE; translated from the coding sequence ATGAAAGAAAATGTACTTCAACAAAAAAGCTATGACTTTGCTTTGCGGATGGTGAAACTATACAAGTATTTGCGCGAAACCCATCAAGAATACACCTTATCGCAGCAGATAGTAAGGAGTGGTACCTCGATAGGGGCAAATGTGGAAGAAGCCATTGGCGCCCAATCGGGTAAAGATTTTGTGCACAAATTGAGCATTGCTTACAAAGAAGCGCGCGAGACTCATTACTGGATTCGTTTATTGGGCGATAGTCATTATCTCCCGCCCAACTTACGCATCTCACTACTCAATGACTTCGATGAATTACTCAAAATTATGGGAAGCATTCAAAAAACTATGAAGAAAAAAGAGTAG